The DNA segment TTAGAAAAATTTGAGTTAAACAATACCATTAATGCTGAAAGAAAAACGTATATAGAGCAAATACATAGATTAAAAAACGACATAGAATTATTAAAAGCTGAAAAATCAGATATTAACGGCGCTATAGCTAAAGATAAGGCAGAATTTAAAAACATTAAAGACTATATATACAAATCTAAAGCCGATATTAAAAACTCTATATCTTATACTTCTATCCCTTTATCTAAAAATAAAGTAATAATCGACAAAAATTCATTTGAAAAAGTTGTTAGAGTTGCTAGAGATATCAAGTTACAAAAAGAATTAAAAAACAGCTTAGAAAAGCTGCTGTCAGATACCGAAAATCCATTAAATATTTTGAGAGATTTAGTTAGAAATAATTTAGACATTAAACGCGACCTTGAACAAACACTTTCAGAAGCCATAGAATCGAATTTAAGGCTTAAAAAAGAATATAATGAACAATTATTTAAATGAATCTTTTAATGCCTTAAAAGGCAAATATGAGCGTTTAAACGATATTATAGAATCACAGTCTCGTGAAATTGAAAAACTCAAAGAAGAAAATCAAAATTTAAAAGTTTTGGCAGATAATAATGCAGAAAGTTTTAAAAATGTTGTTCAAGCTACTAATTGTTTGTTTGATTGATGACGATGATTACAAAATAAATCTTGATAAAAAAAGAGTTAATCTCTTAAAGGCTATTGAAAAATATACTATTAAGTATTTAACTCAAGACGGATATTTAGATAAAGCTGATTTAGTAAAAAACAAATATGGAATATCTAAAGGCATTCAAAAAGAAATAGATACACTGTCTAAAAGTTATGATTTGGAGCGTTAGATTTTATCTTTCACCCTGGTAAGTAGTGAGATTTTATATAAAATCTCACTACTTACCAGGCAATTTTTATATTCATTATAAATATTAAAGACAATGAAGACGAGTTGAAAAGGAGGTTAAACCAAAATGATAAAAAATAATGATTGGAATTGGTCTGAAGATACTCTAAAAGCGATTATAAAAAACATAGTTGAAAGAAAAAATGAGTATGTTGAAGAAAAAGACGGTTCCGATTATTCTTTAGGGGTCATAGACGGTTATGCCTTTATTCTAGATTCTATAAAAAATGAATTAGAGGCGAGAGGTTTTGATTTTGAAGAATGGATCAAATAAAAGCACAAACCGACGAATGTTGGTAGGTGCTTTTTTA comes from the Peptoniphilus equinus genome and includes:
- a CDS encoding plasmid recombination protein; translated protein: MVKPKINLYSDTLNRVEALKKLGSRVQKNSVTCAGFVFTLPKDIEKSSINQEKYFKICVEYLQDKFKKENVIQATVHQDESRPHLHVYLVPENKEIGKLQARKSLDRNFLNDLHSKLPEMLNQSGFNISRGDSTDKYYVENIHDYKAAMKEIEKLKLEKFELNNTINAERKTYIEQIHRLKNDIELLKAEKSDINGAIAKDKAEFKNIKDYIYKSKADIKNSISYTSIPLSKNKVIIDKNSFEKVVRVARDIKLQKELKNSLEKLLSDTENPLNILRDLVRNNLDIKRDLEQTLSEAIESNLRLKKEYNEQLFK